The Peribacillus sp. FSL E2-0218 genome contains a region encoding:
- a CDS encoding glycosyltransferase family 4 protein, with protein sequence MKVLHLNAGNETGGGMFHIMSLLDQLKKEECMLGVFEEGELYRRSVTAGIKTELFHQHSKYDLSVLKRLRDFIRLNHIDIIHTHGPRANIYGALLKRLIKRPWLLTVHSAPHHDFLGQGIKGKLFTGLHVRSFQHADHILAVSDRFRQDLIDQGIDPSKVTKILNGIDFEKEMPIPFQRGDFGLGEDDFIIIMPARLEPVKGHEYALKALKTVVSKSPHVKLMLVGDGSRRKTLETIVLETGLSGNVIFLGHRADMERIYPLGDVTLLTSLSESFPLVLLEGARSSLPAITSDVGGVKELIPDGSKGWVTEIGNAGKLAGAIFHALELKESGKLTKIGSDLQKFAKNNFSIEILAENVYNVYLRMKN encoded by the coding sequence ATGAAAGTCTTGCATTTGAATGCTGGTAATGAAACGGGCGGCGGCATGTTCCATATTATGTCCTTACTTGACCAATTGAAAAAAGAGGAGTGCATGCTTGGGGTGTTCGAAGAAGGGGAACTCTACCGGCGGTCGGTTACGGCCGGGATAAAAACAGAACTTTTTCATCAACATTCCAAATATGACCTATCCGTTTTGAAACGTTTACGGGACTTTATCCGTCTAAATCATATAGACATCATCCACACCCATGGGCCGCGGGCGAATATATACGGTGCTTTATTGAAGCGCCTCATAAAACGCCCTTGGCTACTTACCGTTCACAGCGCGCCCCATCATGATTTCCTGGGCCAGGGCATAAAGGGAAAGCTGTTTACTGGCCTGCATGTAAGGTCATTCCAACATGCCGATCATATATTGGCGGTTTCCGACCGCTTTAGACAGGACTTGATCGATCAAGGAATCGATCCGTCCAAGGTCACGAAGATCCTGAATGGGATTGACTTCGAAAAAGAAATGCCGATTCCCTTTCAGAGAGGTGATTTCGGGCTTGGGGAAGATGACTTCATCATCATCATGCCTGCAAGACTGGAACCGGTGAAAGGCCATGAATATGCGTTGAAGGCATTGAAAACCGTGGTTTCCAAGTCACCGCATGTTAAACTAATGCTTGTAGGGGACGGGAGCAGGAGGAAGACCTTGGAAACGATCGTCCTCGAAACCGGTTTATCCGGTAACGTCATCTTTTTGGGGCATCGTGCAGATATGGAAAGAATTTATCCATTGGGGGACGTCACATTGCTGACATCCTTAAGCGAGAGCTTCCCGCTTGTTCTGCTTGAAGGGGCAAGGTCAAGCCTTCCTGCCATCACGAGCGATGTTGGCGGTGTGAAGGAATTGATTCCCGATGGGAGCAAGGGCTGGGTTACGGAAATCGGAAATGCCGGCAAACTTGCAGGAGCCATCTTTCATGCTTTGGAATTGAAGGAATCCGGGAAACTGACAAAGATAGGGTCGGATTTACAAAAATTTGCAAAAAACAACTTTTCTATAGAGATTTTAGCTGAAAACGTATATAATGTTTATTTGAGGATGAAAAATTAA
- a CDS encoding WecB/TagA/CpsF family glycosyltransferase: MTEKFVEILSIPFVDSNMDEFVNSIIYPRIMNQEKTFVVTANPEIVEYANEHQDYKDIILSADYITPDGVGIIMASKWLNQPLEERITGFDLMNELFRIADGKGLKIYLLGAEEDVIEAAALKVKRQYPGIELVGYHHGYIDIKDERLAVSIAELEPDIILTALGFPRQEKWVSMHDPLFKKGVFMGVGGSFDVLAGKVNRAPVFWQKMRLEWLYRLIQQPSRWKRMLALPRFVFKVRRLRKKVQRS, encoded by the coding sequence ATGACTGAAAAGTTTGTTGAAATACTCTCAATTCCATTCGTCGATAGCAATATGGATGAATTTGTGAATAGTATCATCTATCCAAGAATCATGAACCAGGAAAAAACGTTTGTCGTTACGGCAAACCCGGAAATCGTTGAATATGCCAATGAGCATCAGGATTATAAGGACATCATTCTATCGGCGGATTACATCACGCCCGATGGCGTTGGTATTATTATGGCCTCTAAATGGCTAAATCAACCTTTGGAAGAGCGGATTACAGGATTCGACTTGATGAATGAACTATTTCGGATCGCTGATGGAAAGGGTCTGAAGATATATTTGCTTGGGGCGGAGGAAGATGTGATTGAAGCAGCCGCCCTTAAAGTGAAACGGCAATACCCGGGAATCGAGTTGGTTGGATATCACCATGGTTATATTGATATAAAGGACGAACGCTTGGCTGTGTCCATTGCGGAACTCGAACCTGACATCATTCTGACTGCATTGGGGTTTCCTCGGCAGGAGAAATGGGTTTCAATGCACGATCCCTTATTTAAAAAAGGGGTATTCATGGGAGTGGGAGGAAGCTTCGACGTCCTCGCAGGAAAAGTGAACCGTGCCCCGGTTTTTTGGCAAAAGATGCGTCTGGAATGGTTGTACCGACTGATCCAGCAACCTTCCCGGTGGAAACGGATGCTCGCACTGCCGAGATTCGTTTTCAAGGTTAGGCGGTTAAGGAAAAAGGTGCAGCGTTCCTGA
- a CDS encoding O-antigen ligase family protein, translated as MKLPEKYALPILILCLLVAAAVPHPIIGYLATALMLVFVGINKKSLLFILFIYFPARPLFMELNGGLTYSGDLIILTLFFSLILERFKKNDWSFSKYHFTLSFWLYCLVGTVAALITGVGILPISFELRALLITFLLLYIIGELNLERKDIFHFLKATLVFTVILCLHGLIEKIFSRTILLPHAWEMWNLSSANKMRIYGAAANPNVFALYLSIQLFLSFFLFRSLKKYKVLVFLASILLAGTLLLTYSRGTMIAFGFAALVFVFWTRNKSFLTYSLGACLLGLLFIYYPVLFASNKVELSAAVPMDNLVIGSNTASDHEQALSGRFSEMFSDKILHQSTEWGRLYVVFKGIEIFKDHPIIGTGLATFGDSATLSFPSPIYGEYQIGERMYTDNQYIQILVQTGMLGFLAILTFIIVSFRKIATSKKGIFGAFTACLLLAALTAGLFYNILEDKTFTLFFYSCLGITLQKDIILKD; from the coding sequence TTGAAGCTTCCAGAAAAATATGCTTTACCCATCCTTATACTTTGCCTGCTCGTAGCCGCTGCAGTGCCTCACCCCATCATTGGCTACTTAGCGACGGCGTTGATGCTCGTTTTTGTCGGTATAAATAAAAAAAGTCTCTTATTCATTTTATTCATTTATTTTCCGGCCCGTCCCTTATTCATGGAACTGAATGGCGGCCTAACCTATTCTGGTGACCTGATCATACTCACCTTATTCTTTTCATTGATTTTGGAAAGGTTCAAAAAGAACGATTGGTCATTTTCGAAATATCATTTCACCTTGTCCTTTTGGCTTTATTGCTTGGTGGGTACAGTAGCTGCACTCATAACCGGCGTGGGAATCCTGCCCATTTCCTTTGAACTCCGGGCCTTGCTTATAACATTCTTGCTTCTTTACATTATCGGTGAATTAAATCTAGAAAGAAAGGATATCTTTCACTTTTTGAAGGCAACCCTAGTATTTACGGTCATCCTTTGCCTTCATGGCCTAATCGAGAAAATTTTTTCGCGTACGATCCTGCTTCCCCATGCATGGGAAATGTGGAACCTCTCTTCTGCGAACAAGATGAGAATCTATGGGGCGGCTGCCAACCCTAATGTGTTCGCCCTTTACTTAAGCATTCAGCTGTTTCTAAGCTTTTTCCTATTTCGCTCGCTGAAAAAATACAAAGTCCTCGTCTTTCTGGCATCAATCTTGCTTGCCGGGACGCTATTGCTCACCTATTCGCGGGGGACGATGATTGCATTTGGGTTCGCGGCGCTCGTCTTCGTATTTTGGACGAGAAATAAATCATTTCTTACCTATTCATTAGGGGCATGCTTGCTGGGACTGCTTTTCATTTACTACCCAGTTTTATTCGCTTCAAATAAAGTCGAGCTATCCGCTGCCGTTCCGATGGATAATCTGGTGATCGGGAGCAACACCGCTTCCGATCATGAACAGGCCCTGTCCGGCCGTTTTTCGGAAATGTTTTCAGATAAGATTCTTCACCAGAGTACGGAATGGGGACGCTTATATGTCGTGTTCAAGGGCATCGAAATCTTCAAGGACCATCCCATCATAGGTACGGGGCTTGCGACATTCGGGGATTCCGCCACCCTTTCCTTCCCTTCGCCGATCTATGGTGAATATCAAATAGGAGAAAGGATGTATACGGATAATCAATATATCCAGATCCTGGTTCAGACAGGCATGCTTGGTTTTCTTGCCATTCTCACTTTCATCATTGTCTCCTTCCGCAAGATCGCGACATCGAAAAAGGGGATCTTTGGAGCCTTCACCGCTTGCCTGTTGCTGGCGGCCTTAACAGCCGGACTTTTTTACAATATTCTCGAGGATAAAACGTTTACCTTGTTTTTTTATAGTTGTTTGGGAATCACTTTACAAAAGGACATCATTTTAAAGGATTGA
- the murJ gene encoding murein biosynthesis integral membrane protein MurJ, translating to MPTRSHVLKSVGLVTIITAVGKVLGFGRESIIAAYFGASSTADVFFVASLIPTILFTALGSGLQAGVIPIYLEKKAENPIKADDFISLLGSFFMLAAGVMTIVCMIFAKPLVMLVAPGFSGAELELTESLTRIMLPSLLFFTLSYMATGVLNANKRFILPALTSTAQNTVIIVATVLCAAPFGVEGVAWGFVFGAASQFLIQYPSLKRYGIRPVLSFLPHKRQIVQTLSTFYPIIIAALAIQLNSVVDRIIATSLETGSVAALNYANRLLWLPLSIVLTPLITVLYPSIVERALISYNAFLELTLRGMKSLVFLAVPFVIVMLVSGNGLITLAFERGAFDASATETTYTAFFFYSAALPFFALRDYLMNAFYALKKTKAAMYSCLFAVLLNVMLSWFLSRHLGVGGIAMATGISMLLQSLYLFCCLWLKADGRKDTAVFRDVLLESGKLLIIGAIIYGLARWLHPLALAFPIIVELVFISLLVFGLYLGLSMVFKVSSLKSWSRLKSK from the coding sequence ATGCCTACTCGTTCACATGTACTTAAATCGGTCGGGCTCGTCACCATCATCACAGCCGTCGGGAAAGTTCTCGGCTTTGGCCGGGAGTCGATCATAGCCGCCTATTTCGGGGCTTCATCCACGGCAGATGTTTTTTTCGTGGCGAGCCTCATTCCCACCATATTGTTTACGGCTCTCGGCAGCGGGCTCCAGGCTGGCGTCATCCCGATTTATTTGGAAAAGAAAGCGGAAAATCCAATCAAGGCGGACGATTTCATCAGTCTATTAGGTTCCTTCTTCATGCTGGCCGCAGGAGTCATGACCATTGTTTGCATGATTTTCGCAAAGCCGCTCGTGATGCTGGTTGCGCCCGGTTTTTCGGGTGCAGAGCTTGAGCTGACGGAATCACTGACCCGGATCATGCTGCCTAGCTTACTATTTTTCACGCTTTCATACATGGCAACCGGCGTCCTGAACGCGAATAAGCGTTTCATCCTGCCGGCGCTTACTTCCACTGCCCAAAACACGGTCATTATAGTGGCCACCGTGTTGTGTGCTGCCCCCTTTGGGGTGGAGGGGGTGGCCTGGGGCTTTGTATTCGGTGCAGCCAGCCAATTCCTGATTCAATACCCGTCATTGAAGAGATACGGCATCCGGCCCGTCCTCTCTTTCCTGCCTCATAAGCGGCAGATCGTCCAAACACTGTCCACCTTTTATCCGATCATCATCGCTGCTCTGGCCATCCAGCTGAATAGTGTCGTGGACCGGATCATCGCCACCTCGCTCGAAACCGGGAGCGTAGCGGCGCTGAACTATGCGAACCGGCTATTATGGCTGCCGTTAAGCATTGTCCTCACACCGCTGATTACCGTCTTGTATCCTTCCATCGTCGAACGGGCGCTCATCAGCTACAATGCTTTCCTCGAATTGACCTTAAGAGGGATGAAATCACTTGTTTTTTTGGCGGTGCCTTTCGTGATCGTCATGTTAGTCAGCGGAAATGGCTTGATTACCTTGGCTTTTGAACGCGGGGCTTTTGATGCTTCGGCTACCGAAACGACTTATACGGCATTTTTCTTTTATTCAGCCGCCCTCCCTTTCTTTGCACTTAGGGATTATTTGATGAACGCTTTCTATGCCTTAAAAAAAACAAAAGCGGCCATGTATTCCTGCTTGTTCGCCGTACTCCTTAACGTCATGCTCAGCTGGTTCCTATCGCGGCATCTCGGAGTCGGCGGCATTGCCATGGCTACAGGGATTTCCATGCTCCTTCAATCGCTCTACCTGTTTTGCTGCCTTTGGCTGAAGGCTGACGGGAGGAAGGACACCGCGGTTTTCAGGGATGTCTTGCTCGAAAGCGGCAAGCTGCTCATCATCGGAGCCATCATTTACGGACTTGCCCGATGGCTTCACCCGCTTGCTTTGGCGTTCCCCATCATTGTGGAACTAGTGTTCATCTCGTTATTGGTATTTGGACTGTACCTCGGATTATCGATGGTTTTTAAAGTGAGCAGCCTGAAATCATGGAGCAGGCTCAAATCGAAATGA
- a CDS encoding glycosyltransferase family 4 protein has product MNILITTIFDYPHEGGLSSHITTLKKGLMSRGHTVDVLSFSQLPHFKKKMLAQAPGFLLNKVKQGSGQLFNDRQRQKLLASSIKSLNKHYDVINAQDIFATLASVESGIPTVQTVHGYYSFEAVSRGALLPDSAEDLTIRELERKAYQSAAKVVTVDQRIKDYIHHLAHIEAEAIKNFIDLSAFAPESAKREQTRQDFQIPLHKKMLFVPRRMTEKNGVIYPLLALPEVLKAHQETILVYAGTGEQLARLEETAASLQLTDSVRFIGSVPFENMHHLYEASDVVLIPSVHSHGVEEATSISALEAMSCRSPVIASAIGGLKEIIVDGEDGLLVKEKDTKALAQSILKLLHDPPYASTLASRARSKMEGEYSHLSAAKRFETAYNEVL; this is encoded by the coding sequence ATGAACATATTGATTACAACGATATTCGACTACCCTCACGAAGGGGGGCTTTCCAGTCATATCACGACATTGAAGAAAGGGCTGATGTCACGGGGACATACGGTAGACGTATTATCTTTCTCCCAATTACCCCATTTCAAGAAGAAAATGCTCGCCCAGGCACCCGGTTTTTTATTGAACAAAGTAAAACAAGGAAGCGGCCAGCTCTTCAATGACAGACAACGCCAAAAATTATTGGCTTCTTCGATAAAAAGCTTGAATAAGCACTATGATGTCATTAATGCACAGGATATTTTCGCTACGCTCGCGTCCGTTGAATCCGGAATTCCAACGGTGCAAACCGTCCATGGGTATTATTCATTCGAGGCAGTCAGCAGGGGGGCGCTCCTCCCGGATAGTGCAGAAGATTTGACCATTCGGGAGCTTGAACGAAAAGCTTATCAATCCGCAGCAAAAGTCGTGACGGTCGACCAGAGAATCAAAGATTATATACACCATTTAGCCCATATCGAGGCGGAAGCGATCAAAAACTTCATTGACCTGTCAGCTTTTGCACCGGAAAGCGCGAAACGGGAGCAAACCCGTCAGGATTTCCAGATCCCCCTACATAAGAAGATGCTTTTCGTGCCTAGAAGGATGACAGAAAAGAACGGCGTCATTTATCCGCTCCTTGCCCTGCCGGAGGTGCTCAAAGCCCATCAGGAAACGATATTGGTCTATGCCGGCACAGGGGAGCAGCTCGCCCGGCTCGAGGAAACGGCAGCCAGTCTCCAATTAACCGATTCCGTAAGATTCATCGGGTCCGTGCCGTTCGAGAATATGCATCATCTCTATGAAGCATCAGATGTCGTCCTCATCCCAAGCGTACACTCGCACGGGGTGGAAGAGGCTACTTCCATTTCTGCATTGGAAGCGATGAGCTGCCGCTCCCCCGTCATTGCCAGTGCAATCGGAGGCTTGAAGGAAATCATTGTGGATGGTGAGGATGGCCTACTTGTAAAGGAGAAGGATACAAAGGCACTTGCACAATCCATCTTAAAATTACTTCATGATCCTCCATATGCATCCACGTTAGCTTCGAGGGCACGATCAAAAATGGAAGGCGAATATTCGCACCTCTCCGCAGCCAAGCGGTTCGAGACCGCTTACAATGAAGTGCTCTAA
- the tagH gene encoding teichoic acids export ABC transporter ATP-binding subunit TagH: protein MEKSVIVKDVTKKYKLYNKNSEKLLDLLLPKSYGEEYFALRNVSFEAEKGDVIGFVGVNGSGKSTLSNIIAGIIPPTDGNVQTNGKTALIAVASGLNNQLTGRENIELKMLMLGFDKQRIKELEPEIIEFSELGKFIDQPVKSYSSGMKSRLGFSVSVHIDPDILIIDEALSVGDKNFAEKCLEKMNEFKEKGKTMFFVSHSIGQMKKFCQKALWLEYGELKAYGPMKEVMPQYEAFLKEYNAMSKKEQKKYRDEQMKRRSSQLV from the coding sequence TTGGAAAAATCTGTAATAGTAAAAGATGTAACGAAAAAGTATAAATTATATAATAAAAACTCGGAAAAATTATTGGACCTCCTTTTGCCTAAAAGCTATGGGGAGGAGTATTTTGCCTTGAGGAATGTAAGTTTTGAAGCGGAGAAGGGCGATGTAATAGGATTTGTCGGTGTGAATGGATCCGGGAAATCCACTTTGTCCAATATCATTGCCGGCATTATCCCGCCTACTGACGGAAATGTCCAAACGAACGGGAAAACGGCTTTGATTGCCGTTGCCTCGGGCCTGAATAATCAATTGACCGGCAGGGAAAACATTGAGCTGAAAATGCTGATGCTTGGATTCGATAAGCAGCGGATCAAAGAACTTGAACCTGAGATCATCGAGTTTTCCGAGCTAGGCAAGTTCATTGACCAACCGGTGAAATCTTACTCAAGCGGTATGAAATCGAGGCTCGGTTTTTCCGTTTCCGTGCATATCGACCCTGATATCCTGATCATTGATGAGGCCTTATCTGTCGGGGATAAAAACTTTGCTGAAAAGTGCTTGGAGAAAATGAACGAATTCAAGGAAAAAGGCAAAACGATGTTCTTTGTCAGCCATTCAATCGGTCAGATGAAGAAATTTTGCCAAAAGGCTTTATGGCTTGAGTATGGGGAGCTAAAGGCGTATGGTCCCATGAAAGAAGTCATGCCGCAATACGAAGCATTCTTGAAGGAATATAACGCCATGTCCAAAAAAGAACAGAAAAAATACCGCGATGAACAAATGAAAAGACGAAGTTCACAGCTCGTATGA
- a CDS encoding ABC transporter permease translates to MSSALTVLKEQINNFYLVRRLSVYEVKSANSNNYLGILWEIINPMIQISIYWFVFGFIILNRGDNFLPWLMAGIVVWFFVNPATTQTSKSVYSRLNMVSKMSFPMSVIPSYVIFAKLYQHLMLLGVIIILLSFTGYFPTVYIIQLPYYVAATVALLFSFGLITSTVSTIIRDVHNLIVSLMKVLFYLTPILWVLDAKEHPLILNIMKLNPLYYIVDGYRASLLGESWYLIEHWEYTLYFWAVIIILFMIGSSLHVRFRDRFVDFK, encoded by the coding sequence ATGAGTTCAGCTTTGACCGTTTTAAAAGAACAAATCAACAATTTTTATTTAGTCAGGCGCTTATCCGTCTATGAGGTAAAAAGCGCCAATAGCAATAACTATCTTGGAATCCTATGGGAAATCATCAATCCGATGATCCAAATTTCAATTTATTGGTTTGTGTTCGGTTTCATCATCTTAAATCGCGGTGACAACTTCCTTCCATGGCTGATGGCGGGAATCGTGGTCTGGTTTTTTGTGAATCCGGCTACAACCCAAACATCAAAATCGGTCTATTCCCGACTGAATATGGTATCCAAGATGAGTTTCCCGATGAGTGTCATTCCTTCTTATGTCATCTTTGCTAAACTGTATCAGCATCTCATGCTGCTTGGAGTCATCATCATCCTATTAAGCTTCACGGGATATTTCCCTACAGTTTATATCATACAACTTCCGTATTATGTTGCCGCAACGGTTGCGCTCTTGTTTTCATTTGGCTTGATTACTTCAACGGTATCAACCATCATTCGTGACGTTCATAATCTAATCGTGTCCTTAATGAAAGTTTTGTTTTATTTAACGCCAATCCTCTGGGTATTGGATGCCAAGGAGCACCCGCTCATTCTCAATATCATGAAGCTGAATCCGCTCTATTATATTGTGGATGGGTATCGCGCTTCGTTATTGGGGGAATCATGGTATCTGATCGAGCATTGGGAATATACGCTTTATTTCTGGGCAGTCATTATCATTTTGTTTATGATAGGTTCCTCGCTGCATGTTAGATTTAGAGATCGCTTTGTTGACTTTAAGTAA
- a CDS encoding glycosyltransferase family 2 protein — protein MNILVRQKARELLKGSAVKIKNNPSSLRNKFLGKEKKVTIVTAAYNSGKFIRKTIESVINQSIGIDEIEYIIIDDCSTDDTYTIIQEYVAKYKNICSVSLQENNGSPGTPRNIGIELGTSKYITFLDADDWLAPDGLESLYNILEETGDDYAVGKTVKVESESESVIGEFASVKERRSITPLDVPHFFYHMGPTARMMNLSMVKENEIGFPNMKFGEDKWFFTDVFFTVGAVSTTKKPIYYVNRTSENPASLTRVTSVLDKRKADIEIIKHIQSKDIAPELKKIALNRIYEYDLVKSFDSQIFVKSNNKEDFIEILREAVETAKNLPYDFQDEFKVPIYKLALELFMEDRIDDFVRVFQWLKQDANKKYHIEDGLPYYELPFLEGTYRFVRIPMLARAIDSYIIDNVYHQSFEIYGDDINSIESVLIRDRKRIDNEITCDVQIEGNRGHFTVSLDDIDKMEKSLFTVFIRYNEYQLINIKRILKNKMTYNKKNVEFYTTVANNLGLAIKSLE, from the coding sequence ATGAATATCTTGGTACGTCAAAAAGCGAGGGAACTTTTAAAGGGCAGTGCTGTAAAAATTAAAAATAATCCGTCAAGCTTAAGAAATAAGTTTTTAGGAAAAGAAAAAAAAGTCACGATAGTTACTGCTGCTTATAACTCTGGAAAATTCATCAGGAAAACGATTGAATCCGTCATAAATCAATCCATCGGAATCGATGAGATCGAATATATAATCATTGACGACTGTTCGACTGATGATACGTATACAATCATTCAAGAGTATGTGGCTAAATATAAAAACATTTGTTCAGTGTCCCTTCAAGAAAATAACGGGTCCCCAGGGACCCCCAGAAACATCGGAATTGAATTGGGAACAAGCAAATATATAACCTTTTTAGATGCAGATGACTGGCTTGCGCCTGATGGACTGGAAAGCCTCTATAACATCCTGGAGGAAACTGGTGATGATTATGCAGTGGGCAAAACGGTTAAAGTCGAATCCGAGTCAGAAAGTGTTATCGGTGAGTTCGCTTCGGTTAAAGAAAGAAGAAGCATTACCCCACTGGATGTCCCGCACTTTTTCTATCACATGGGTCCTACGGCGAGAATGATGAATCTGTCGATGGTTAAAGAAAATGAAATTGGTTTTCCCAATATGAAATTCGGTGAAGATAAATGGTTCTTCACGGATGTTTTCTTTACGGTCGGAGCGGTTTCGACTACTAAAAAACCTATTTATTATGTCAATAGGACTTCAGAAAATCCAGCTTCTTTAACGCGCGTTACAAGTGTGCTGGACAAAAGAAAAGCGGATATTGAAATCATAAAGCATATTCAATCCAAAGACATTGCCCCTGAATTGAAAAAGATCGCTCTTAACCGGATTTATGAGTACGATTTAGTCAAATCGTTCGACAGCCAAATTTTCGTTAAATCCAACAACAAAGAAGATTTCATTGAAATATTAAGGGAAGCTGTTGAAACTGCGAAAAACTTGCCATATGATTTTCAGGATGAATTCAAAGTGCCTATTTATAAATTGGCGCTTGAACTATTCATGGAGGATCGGATTGATGATTTCGTAAGGGTATTTCAATGGTTAAAACAAGATGCCAATAAAAAATATCATATCGAAGATGGGTTGCCTTATTATGAACTTCCATTTTTGGAAGGGACATATCGCTTCGTCAGGATCCCGATGCTTGCTCGTGCAATAGATTCCTATATCATCGATAATGTCTACCACCAAAGCTTTGAAATATACGGTGATGATATAAACAGCATCGAGTCTGTATTAATACGGGATAGAAAAAGGATCGATAATGAAATCACATGTGACGTACAAATAGAAGGCAATCGAGGGCATTTCACTGTTTCGCTGGATGACATCGATAAAATGGAAAAGTCCCTATTTACAGTGTTTATTCGATATAATGAATATCAACTGATCAATATTAAAAGAATCCTCAAAAATAAGATGACGTATAATAAGAAGAATGTGGAGTTTTATACAACGGTGGCAAATAATTTGGGGCTGGCAATTAAGTCTTTGGAGTAG